Genomic DNA from Mycolicibacterium helvum:
CTCATGGGTGAGGGCGAGGCGATGCTGTTCGGTGAGTACATCCGGCTGATGGCCTTGGTGGAGTACTCGGCCGAGGAGATCAAGACCGTCTTCTCTGATTTCCCGGGTCTGGAGGTGTGCGTCTACGCCGCCCCCACCCAGACCGTGATCGGCGGTCCGCCGGAACAGGTCGACGCGATCATCGCCCGCGCCGAATCCGAGGGCAAGTTCGCCCGCAAGTTGCAGACCAAGGGCGCCAGCCACACTCAGCAGATGGACCCGCTGTTGGGCGAGCTGGCCGCCGAGCTGCAGGGCATCGAGCCGCACCCGCTTCACACCGGCTACTTCTCGACCGTGCACGAGGGCAGCTACATCCGCCCGGGCGGCGAGCCGATCCACGATGTCGACTATTGGAAGAAGGGCCTGCGGCACAGCGTCTACTTCACCCACGGCATCCGCAATGCCGTCGAAAGCGGCCACACCACCTTCCTGGAGCTGGCGCCGAATCCGGTGGCGCTCATGCAAGTTGGATTGACCACGGCGGCTGCGGGGCTGCACGACGGGCAGCTGATCGCCACCCTGGCCCGCAAGCAGGATGAGGTCGAGTCGATGGTCGCGGCGATGGCCCAGCTCTACGTCTACGGTCACGACCTGGATCTCTGGACGCTGTTTACCCCTGGTTCCACTCCGTCCGACTACGCCCACATCCCGCCGACCCGGTTCAAGCGCAAGCCGCACTGGCTGGACGCGCAGTTCACCGGCGACAGCTCGGCGATGATGCCGGGTAACCATGTGGCCACCCCCGACGGCCGCCACGTGTGGGAGTATTCGCCCAAGGGCCAGACCGACCTGGCAGCATTGGTGAAATCGGCTGCCGTGCAGGTGCTTCCGGATGCCAAGCTGACCGCTTCCGAGCAACGCGCGGTGGTCGGCGACGGTGCCCGGCTGGTGACGACGTTGACCCGCCATCCCGGCGGCGCCTCAGTGCAGGTGCACGCTCGTGTGGATAACGGGGCTGAGTCGTCCTTTACTTTGGTCTACGACGCCGTCGTCACACGCGGTGGTGCGGTGTCTGCACTGCCGGCCGCCGTGGCCACTGGCGTCGCGGTGACCTCGCCGGCCAGTGCGGCGCTCGCCGAACCGGATGACGACGCAGACATCCTGCAGGACAACCTGACCGCGGGCGCGGGCCTGGCTGCCGGGTTCGCCAAGTGGTCGCCGGCCACGGGCGAGACGGTGCACGATCGGCTTGCGGCTATCGTCGGCGGGGCCATGGGCTACGAGGCCGAGGACCTCCCGTGGGAGGTGCCGCTGATCGAGCTCGGCCTGGATTCGCTGATGGCAGTGCGCATCAAGAACCGCGTCGAGTACGACTTCGACATGCCGCCGATCCAGTTGACCGCCGTGCGCGACGCCAACCTGTATGCGGTCGAGAAGCTCATCGAGTACGCCATCGAGCACCGCGACGAGGTCAACCAGCTGGCCGAGATGCAGAAGGGCAAGACGGCCGAGGAGATCGCTGCCGAACAAGCCGAGCTGATGGGCGGGGCTAGCACGATCGCCGAACTCGAGGCCAAGCTCGCCGAAGCGGGCCACCCGATCGCGACCGAATCCGAGCCGAAAATCCCAGCGCCGCCGACGAATCCGGCGGGTCCGGGGCCCGGGGCGAGCGAAGCGACAGGAGAGGTGAAGTCCACGGCTGGTGCTCCGGCCCCATCTGCTTCTGCCGCAGCGGTGGCTGCCAAGGTGCTGACCCAGGAAGCCGTCACCGAGGCGCTGGGCGCCGACGTCCCGCCGCGAGAGGCTGCCGAACGCGTGACGTTCGCGACGTGGGCGATCGTCACCGGCAAGTCCCCTGGCGGAATCTTCAACGAATTGCCCGCCATCGACGACGCGACGGCGACGAAGCTGGCCGAGCGGCTCTCCGAGCGCGCCGAGGGCACCATCACTGTCGATGACGTCAGGTCCGCCAAGACCATCGAGGAACTCGCCACAACGGTGCGCGAGTTCCTCGAGGCCGGTGAGCTCGAAGGGTTCGTGCGCACCATCCGGGCGAGGCCCGAGGGGTCGACGCGGGTTCCCGTGTTCGTGTTCCACCCGGCCGGCGGGTCGACGGTGGTCTACGAGCCGCTGCTCAAGCGCCTTCCCGCCGATACCCCGATGTACGGCCTCGAACGTGTCGAGGGCTCTGTCGAGGAGCGGGCTGCCGAGTACCTGCCGAAGCTGATGGAGATCCAGGGCAACGGTCCCTACATTCTGGTGGGCTGGTCGCTGGGCGGCGCCCTGGCGTACGCCTGCGCGATCGGACTGAAGCGCGCAGGTGCCGACGTGAGGTTCGTCGGCCTGATCGACATGGTGCGCCCAGGTGAGGAGATCCCGCAGACCAAGGAGGAGACCCGGGCGCGCTGGGATCGCTACGCGCTGTTCGCGCAGCGCACCTTCAACGTCGAAATCCCGGCGATCCCATACGAGGAACTCGAGGAGCTCGACGACGAGGCTCAGGTGCGGTTCGTGCTGGAAGCTGTCAGGGGTGCCGGGGTCGATATTCCGGGCGGCGTGATCGAACATCAGCGCACGTCCTATTTGGATAACCGCTTGCTCGAAACCGCGGAGATTCAGCCCTACGACGGCCACGTCACGCTGTACATGGCCGACCGTTACCACGACGACGCGATTTTCTTCGAGCCGCGTTACGCCATCCGTCAACCCGATGGTGGCTGGGGTGAGTTCGTCGCCGACTTGGAGGTTGTGCCGATCGGTGGCGAGCACATCCAGGCGATCGACGAGCCCTACATCGCCAAGGTTGGCGCCCATATGAGCGAGGCGATCAGCCGGATCCAGAGCGAAGCGATTGACAAGACAGCCGAGGAGAACGAGTCCAAGTGACTGCCAGTACGACTGCCGAGAAGCTCGCCGAACTCCGCGAAAAGCTGGAACTGGCCAAGGAACCGGGCGGTGAGGCGGTCGCGGCTAAACGGGATAAAAAGGGCATCCCCAGCCCGCGGGCGCGAATCCACGCGCTGCTGGATCCGGGCAGTTTCCTGGAGATCGGCGCGCTGGCCCGCACGCCGGGCGATCCGAACGCCTTGTTCGGCGATGGCGTGGTCACCGGGCACGGCACCATCAACGGCCGCCCGGTCGGCGTGTTCAGCCACGACTACACCGTGTTCGGCGGCTCCGTGGGAGAGATGTTCGGACGCAAGGTTTCTCGGCTGATGGAGTGGGTAGCCATGGCCGGTTGCCCGATCATCGGGATCAACGACTCCGGCGGCGCCCGCATCCAGGATCTGGCCACCTCGCTGGCCTGGTACGCCGAGTTGGGGCGCAGGCACGAGCTGCTGAGCGGCCTGGTGCCGCAGGTCTCGATCATTCTGGGTAAGTGCGCCGGCGGCGCGGTGTACTCACCGATCCAGACCGATCTGATCGTGGCGGTACGCGACCAGGGCTACATGTTCGTGACCGGCCCGGACGTCATCAAGGACGTCACCGGTGAAGAGGTCACCCTCGACGAGCTGGGCGGCGCCGACGCGCAGGCCAAGTATGGCAACGTCCACCAGGTCGTCGAGAGCGAGAAGGACGCCTTCCAATACGTCCGCGACTACCTGGAATTCCTGCCCGCCAACAGTTTTGACGACCCGCCGATCATCAATCCGGGTCTCGAGCCCGAGATTACGCCGCACGACCTGGAACTCGACAGTCTCGTTCCCGACGCCGACAACGTCGCCTACGACATGCACGAGATCCTGCTGCGGATCTTCGATGACGGCGACTTCCTCGAGGTCGCCGCACAGGCCGGCCAGGCGATCATCACCGGATATGCCCGCGTCGATGGCCGCCCGGTCGGGGTGATCGCCAACCAGCCGATGCACATGTCGGGCGCCATCGACAACGAGGCCTCCGACAAGGCCGCTCGCTTCGTGCGGTTCTGCGACTCGTTCAACGTGCCGCTGGTCTTTGTCGTCGACACTCCAGGGTTCCTGCCCGGCGTCGAGCAGGAGAAGAACGGGATCATCAAGCGCGGTGGCCGGTTCCTGTACTCCGTCGTCGAGGCCGACGTGCCGAAGGTGACCATCACGATCCGTAAGTCCTACGGCGGGGCGTATGCGGTGATGGGCTCCAAGCAGCTGACCGCCGACTTCAATTTCCTGTGGCCGACGGCCCGGATCGCTGTCATCGGTGCCGAGGGTGCCGCGCAGCTGATCGTCAAGCGGTTCCCCGATCCCACTGCGCCGGAGGTGCAGGAGATCCGGCGGCAGTTCATCGAGGGTTACAACCGCGACATGGCGACTCCGTACGTGGCCGCCGAGCGTGGCTATGTCGATGCGGTCATCGAGCCGCACCAGACCCGGCTGCAGTTGCGCAGCGCGATGCGGATTCTGCGGAACAAGCAGATCAGCCGCGTGCAGCGTAAGCACGGCCTGATCCCGATCTAAGACTCACTCGCCTCGTCGGCGCGGCTCGTCGTAGGTCACGACGATGGCTTCTGCCGGAGTTTCGCCGACCTGCCTGAGCTTGTGCGGTTGTGAGGCGTCGAAGTAGGCGCAGTCGCCCGTTTCCAGGGCGGTGACGTCGTCGCCGTATTTGAGTTCGATCGTGCCCGCGTGGACGAACAGGAACTCTTGCCCAGGGTGCTCGAAGTGGACGTGGGTGCCGAACTGCCTGCCCGGTCGCACCACGAAGGGTGACATCGCCTTGCCGAGCATGCCCGAGGCGATGGGGTGGTGCTTGGTGGCGGTCCGGTCGGTTGCGCGCTCGATAGTCAGTGTGGTGACCGTTGGATCGTCTGAGAACAGTTGTGCCACATCCACATCGAGAGCCCGAGCCACTTTCATGGCGGCGGCGATAGACGGTGTGCTCTGCCCCCGTTCCACTTTGGACAGGTAGCTCTTCGTCAACCCGGTCGCCAAGGCGAGCTCGTCCAGGGTGAGGCCCTGGCGCTGTCGAACCGCTCTTACCAACTGCGTCATGACCACACCGCCTTTCGGAGGCCCAGTTTACTGGATTGCCGCTATGACACAGTGTGTCCTATAGTGAACACAGTGTTTATTGCCGCGGAAGGAATCCGATCGTGACCAGCACTCTCAACGACTCGAAGCCCGACCTCATGCGCCGTGCGCTCGACGCGCTGTCGCAGCACGTCGCGGACTCTGGCCTGACCACCCGCCAGAAGGTGGCCCTGACGTGCCGCGCCTTGTTTGACGCCGGCCACGATTCTGGGCTGGCCGGGCAGATCACAGCCCGGGCGGAGGAGCCAGGTACCTATTACACCCAGCGACTGGGACTGGGCTTCGACGAGATCACCGAAGAGAACCTGCTGGTCGTCGACGAAGACCTCAACGTCCTGGAAGGTCAAGGAATGGCCAACCCGGCCAACCGCTTTCACTCGTGGATCTACCGGGGTAGACCCGACGTCAGCTGTGTCGTGCACACCCATCCCCTCCACGTCGCCGCGTTGTCCATGCTGGAGATTCCGCTTGCCGTCTCGCAGATGGACATTGCCCCGCTCTATGACGACTGCGCCTTTCTGGCCGACTGGCCGGGCGTGCCCGTCGGCAACGAGGAAGGGGAGATCATCACCGCAGCGCTCGGCGACAAGAAAGCTGTCCTGCTGGCTCACCATGGTCATGTCGTGGCCGGCGCTTCCGTCGAGGAGGCGTGCTCACTGGCGATGCTCATCGAACGCGCCGCCAGACTGCAGCTATTGGCGATGTCGGCCGGCACGATCGCCGAACTACCGCCTCGACTGGCGCGCGAGGCACATGACTGGACCCTGACTCCAAAGCGCAGTCAGGCCAACTTTGCCTACTACGCCCGCCAAGCCCTGCGTCGGCACCCCGACGCGCTGTCCTCCTGAACCCCTTACCAGAAAGGAACTTTCGACACTATGACCACATCTCCCGCCATCCACGGCATCATCGCCTACCCGGTCACCCCGTTCACCGCGGACGGTGACACGGTGGACACCGGCAAACTGGCCGCTCTGGTCGACGCACTCGTTGCCAGCGGGGTGCACGCGATCGCTCCGCTCGGCAGCACCGGCGAGACCGCATATCTCACGGAAGCCGAGTTCGACACCGTGGTGGACACCACCGTGGGCGTCGTCGACAAACGAGTGCCGGTCGTCGTCGGCGCCTCCGACCTGACGACTGTGAACACCATTCGCAGGGCCCGCCGGGCCGAAGCTGCTGGAGCCGATGCCGTGATGATCCTGCCGGTCTCGTACTGGAAACTGTCCGACCGCGAGATCAGCGGGCATTACGGTGCGATCGGCGCGGCCATCAATATCCCGATCATGGCGTACAACAATCCCGCCACCAGTGGCATCGATATGCGCCCCGAACTGCTCGTGCAGATGTTCGCCGACATCGACAACCTCACCATGGTGAAGGAATCGACGGGCGATCTCGGCCGCATGCTGCGCATCCAGGAGCTCTCCGGGGGTGCGCTGCCCTTTTATAACGGCAGTAATCCGTTGGTCCTCGATGCCCTCAGCGCCGGTGCGGCCGGTTGGTGCACCGCGGCACCGAACCTACGGCCCCAGCCGTGCCTGGACCTCTATGACGCCGTCCGCCGCGGCGACCGGCAGCAGGCCCAAGCCATCTACGACGAGCTGGCCCCGCTGCTGCGATTCATCGTCAGTGGCGGTCTCCCGACGACGGTGAAGGCGGGACTGGAGCTGCTCGGCCGAGGCGTCGGAGAGCCCCGGCTACCGTTGCTACCCCTCGAACCGGCTGAACGCACCGTATTGCGGGACATCCTGGCAACTGTCTAGTCCGGAGCCCAGGCCCGGACTGTCGACTTATCCCCAGGGTTTACTCACACCTGTGTAATTTCGGCCCATTGCGGCCCGATGTCAAAGTTGACGAAACTTCGGTCGCCCGATATGTCGGCGACATACCGTGGGGCGGTGACCACCGAGGACGTCGAACTGGCCCCCATTGGCCAGGACGGCCGCCACGTCTACACCTGCCCGCTGTGTGAGGCCATGTGCGGCTTGGAGATTCAGGTAGCCAACGGCCGCGTCGCCAGTATTCGGGGCAACCCCGAGGACGTCTGGAGCCGCGGGCACCTGTGTCCCAAGGGCGCGGCGCTGGGTGCCATCCATGACGACCCCGACCGGGTCCGTGCCCCGATGATCAAGGTCGACGGGCAGTGGCAGGAGGTCAGCTGGGATGCGGCGTTCCGGCGCTGCACCGAGCTGCTGGCACCGGTGATCGCCGAGCACGGCATCGGGGCGGTCACCTGCTACACCGGCAACCCGCTGGCGCACTCGTTCTCCCTGGGCCGCTACACCGGTGTGCTGCTGGGCATGTCGGGCATCCCGGTCAGCTACTCGCCCGGCACCGTCGACCAGTGGCCCAAGAACCTGTCGTCGCACCTGATGTACGGCAACTGGTGGGGCTTCCCGGTGCCCGATATCGAGCGCACCGACCTGCTGGTGGTGATGGGCGCCAACCCTGCGGCCTCGCAGGGCTCGTTGCTGGCCGCCCCGGACGTCATGGGCATCATCGGGCGCATCGACAATGTGATCGTCATCGACCCGGTGCGCACCGCGACCGCGGCCAAGGCCAGCGAATGGCTGCCGATCACTCCAGGCACCGACGCTGCCCTGCTGCTGGCGGTGGTGCACACCCTGTTCGACGAGGACCTGGTTCGGTTGGGCCGGTTGGCCGACCACATCGACGGTGTCGAGACGTTGCGGGAGGCTGCCGCCGACTGGACCCCGGAGCGGGTCGCACCGGTCACCGGTATCGATGCCGAGCGGATCAAAGGCCTGGCCCGCCAGCTCGCCGAGACCGAGAAGGCAGTGGTCTACGGACGAATTGGATTGTGCAATCAGGAGTTTGGCAGTTTGGCCAGTTGGCTGGTCGACGTCGTCAACATCCTCACCGGCCATTTCGACACCGCCGGCGGTGCGATGTTTCCCCGCCCCGCGGCGTGGACGGTCACCGCTCAGCCGCAGCCAGGCCTGGAGGGTGGGCTGCCCGAGTTCGGCCGCTGGCAGACCCGGGTGCGCGGCGCCAAGGAGGTGCTCGGCCAGGTGCCGGTGTCATGCCTGGCCGAGGAGATCGAGACTCCGGGCGAGGGCCAGATCCGGGCGTTGATCACGGTGGCGGGCAATCCGGTGCTGTCCACCCCGCAGGGCCATCGCCTCGACGAGCTGCTGCCCGGGCTCGACGCGATGATCTCGGTTGACCTGTGGCTCAACGAAACCACCCGGCACGCCGACGTCATCCTGCCGGGGCTTTCGCCGCTGGAACAGCCGCACCACGACGACTTGATCCTGATGTTCGCGATCAGCAGCATCGCCAACTACTCGGCACCGGTGTTTACTCCCGAGGACCCCGACCGGCCCGAGGAGTGGGAGATCCTGGTCCGGCTCACCGGCCTGTGCGCGGGCGTGCCTGCCGAGGACGTCGATGTTGCCGCCATCGACGACGGCTTCTTCGACTACCTGTGTTTCACCCAAGGACTCGACGGGGCGGAGATTCGCAACCACTACAGCACGACTGGTCCGGCGGGCGGTCCGGAACGCATTCTGGATTTGACACTGCGCACCGGGCCGTTCGGTGATCGCTACGGCGAGAACCCGGACGGGCTGAACCTGGACAAATTGAAACGGCAGCCCAACGGGGTCGATTTCGGGCCGATGGTGGCGCAGATCCCCGAGATCCTGAACACCGCCGAGAAGAAGATTCGACTGGCTCCGCAGTATCTGCTCGACGACGTTCCGCGACTGGCCCGCCGCATGGAGCGCGAACCCGACGAACTGGTGCTGGTCAGCCGGCGCCACCTGCGGTCGAACAACTCATGGCTGCACAATGTTTCGGCACTGATGAAGGGCCGTGACCGGTGCACGCTGCTCATGCATCCGAAGGATGCCGCCAGCCGCGGGGTGTCCGGCGGCGATACCGTCACCGTGCGGTCTTCGGCGGGGCGTATCGAGGTGCCGGTCGAGGTGACCGACGCGATCAAACCGGGTGTGGTGTCGATGCCACACGGCTGGGGGCACGGCAAGCCTGGCACCCGGATGTCGGTGGCCAACGGATCACCCGGCGTCAACACCAACATCCTGTCGCCGCCGACGTTCCTCGACGAACCCTCGGGCAACGGTGCCCTCAACGGGATTCCGGTGACTGTCGCCCCGGCCAACGCTGGTTAGCCGCAGCGCGGTTCGACCCGCACCACCACCGTCGCGTGCGGGGCAATCGGCCCCGCTCGAAGGTCACCGGTTGTGGTGCTGTCGGTGTGGGTCCACAGGTCGCGCACGCGGTAACACGCGGTCGGGGATAGCCCGATAGCTGCCGCGGTGGTCGCGATCGTGACCGGCTGCGAATCCGGGTTCACCATCGCGACGGCAACCGAGCCGTCGGCGAGCGGCTTGACCATGACCCGGCGGTCACCGGCGAGCGGGCGGCCCGCCAGAGCGAGCCCGTCCTGGTCGACGGCGATGATGTCGCGGTTGGTGAGAATGTCGCGGGTCTGCGCCGACATCGACCGAATATCATTGCCGGCCAACAATGGTGCGGCCATCATTGCCCACAGTGAGACGTGGGTGCGCTGTTCGTCGGCGGTCATGCTGGGCCCGACCTGACCCGCCAGGGTTTCGGCCATGCCAGGGTGGCTGTTCAGGAAATCCGGCCACGAGATCCCGGCGACCAGCATGTCGGGGTCGTTGAAATAGCCGGGCCGGCTGCGGCTGGCCAGCGGGATGGCCGCATCGAACTGCTCTTTCACTCCGAACACCGGGCCGTCCTGCCTGAATTGGCTGCGCCACAATGGAACCAGGTCAATGCTGTTGCGCGCCATGTCGGCAATGCCAGACCAGTCGTAGTCAGTCCTGGCGCCGGGATCGCCTGAGATATTGGGGTTGATGCTGTAGAAGATTGGTCTTCCCGTGGCGCGCAGTGCATCCCGCATGGTGCTGAATCTGTTGACCTCATCGGAGTGGTCGGTGTCGGTGCTGCACCAGTCGTACTTCAAGTAGTCCACGCCCCACCGCGCGAAGGTGGCCGCGTCGGCCGATTCGTGGCCTGCGCTCGCGTTCGCGATCCCGAGTCCACACAATTCGTAGCTCGGGCTCGCATACAGGCCCAGCAGCATTCCATGGTCGTGGGCATACGTCGCCACCGCGGCGATACCGCCGGGGAAGCGTGCCGGATCGGCCTGCAGGTTACCGTCCGCGTCACGGTGGCTGGCCGACCAGCCGTTGTCGAGGTTGACGTAGCGGTAGCCGGCGTCGCGCATCCCGGAGGACACCAGAGCGTCGATGGTCTGCTCGACGGTCTGTTCGCTCAGCGGGATACCGGAGTTCCACGAGTTCCACCCCATCGGGGGCGTGCGGGCCGACGTTGCCTCGGGGGCGGGCGCCGAGCCGCAGGCCGCGACGGTTGGGGCGACGAGAGCTAGGCAGCCGAGGATTGCCGAGAGTCGGCGCATAGCGCAAGAGTAGGGGGCGCTTCGCCGAAGTGCGCGTGGGCCCGGTTAATGACGCGTTCGGCCTGTTCGGGGTCGGTGATATCGGCGGCCACCAGGAAAACACGATCACTTCTGTGGCCGTGGCCAATTCGCACCAAGCTCCCCGCATGCCGGTCGACGGCCACCACCCGATAGCCGGCCGCGAGCAGCGCGCGGGCACGTGCGAACCCGTGGTCGGTCCCGGCTTCGGAGACCAGCACCACGGGACTGTCACTGGGGGAGTTCGACAGGGATGTCATGGTTTGAGTCAACGGTCTCGACATAAGTCGTCGCTATGTCGTGGCTGCGAAATGGCGATGATCTTCGCACCCGAGGGGCCAACTCAGCTGGTTGCCATGGTCGGTTCTCATGCCGCGGCTGCCTGACCCGGACTTCGGCAAGTTCGGCCACGGGGACGAGGACCAGTTTCGGGAGAAAGGCGTGTTGCCGGATCTGTGTGCGGCGGCCGTGACGGTGAATATCGGTTGCGCACCGCGGGTGTGCATCGGATATCACACGTGGCAGTTCGGGGCGCGGGCGTTCGCGGATTCACTGCCCTGGATCGCCGAACGCCTCGGTGTGTGCCGGCGTAGCTGAATTGGCGGCGTCCGCCGAGGCGTGGGGTTGGCAGAGCTGTCGTTCGTCGGTGTGATTACGGGCGGTGGGTGACGCCCTGCGCCCAGGCGACAAGAGCGGGGTCGTTGAGGGCGGCAGTGACGTAATCGCCGTCCAGTTGCTTTCCAGGCTGAGAAGGCACGGTGATCAGAAACGTGTGTGCTGCCCGGGCGGCCGCGACACCGGTCGACGAATCTTCCAGCGCTACACCGGTCATCGGGTCAGCGTTGAGCAAGGCGAACGCTTCCAGATACAGCTGCGGATCCGGCTTCGGGCGCTCCACCTCGTCGGCAGCGATCGACACGTCGAAGTACCCGGCGAGACCGGACGACTCCAACGCTGCGGTCAATATGGCACGTGGACTGTTGGTGGCCACAGCGATCGGAACCTTGTCACCGAGCAGTTCAAGAAGTGACCGTGCACCGGGCATGGGTTGTACATCGGCGGCGAGTTCGGCTTCCACCCGCGGCAGAAGCTCGGCCTCTAACTGGGGGCCCATCCCGGGACGACCAAAATACTCGGCGATGTTGTCACAGGCCGCAGCAAGAGTTCTGCCGATCAGCAGATCCTTCTGCTGCGGTCCGAAACCGAATCCATAGTCAGCGAACAATGCCGCTTCCGCCCGTGACCAGCACGTTTCGGTGTCGAGAAGCAGTCCGTCGCAATCGAAGACAATCGCGCTCACGCTCTGCGGCAGTGTCATAGCGCCCACAATATCGAGCACTTGCCGTCAAACTGATCACCGCGGCATCTCATCGCGGGCTTACATGATCAGTAAAGCCCTTGCCGGGCACCACGGCTCATCTCCTCAAGATTCTCGACCCGCCCAGAACCATCAAGGGGTGGCTGGTTGCGCTAACGGGCGCCTGACTGCGTCCGGCGCCTCAGGTGCAGCACGTCGTCTCGTCGCAATGGACACGGCGTTTCTTTGCCAGAATGGCGAGATGAGTGACGCCGTAGGACCCCATCCGCAATACGACGTATTCGCCGACGAGTTCCTCGATCACGCCCGAGACAATCTCTACAACGCCCACTACGACCGGCCAGCGTGCCTTTCGCTCTTGGGTGATGTTGTGGGGCTGACTGTGTTGGACGCGGCATGTGGTCCTGGTCTTTATGCCGAGGAGCTAGCGGCACGCGGCGCCGAGGTGATCGGCTTTGACCAGAGCCCGCGTATGGTCGAGTTGTCCGAGCAACGAGTTCCCTCAGGACGATTCCGCGCCCACGATCTCGCCGATCCCCTTGACTGGCTGCCCGATCAGTCCGTGGACCTCGTACTGTTCGCGTTGGCGCTGGAGTACGTCGATGACAGGACTCGCGCGCTGCGCGAGTTCCGGCGCGTGCTCCGTCCCGGAGGGGCGCTTGTCCTATCGCGGCAGCATCCCACCGGCGACTGGCTCCGTCATGGCGGGAGCTACTTCGACGTGCGGGTCATCGAAGAGATCTGGAGTCGCGGCTGGCGGGTTCGGTACTGGCTGGCTCCACTGGAGAAGACGTGCGAGGAACTGCACGAAGCCGGCTTCCTGATTGAGCAGCTCCGCGAACCGCGACCGACAGCGGAGGCGGCCGAGATCAACCGCGACGACTACGAGCGGCTGACACGCGAACCGACCGGATTCCTCGCCATCAGAGCGGTACCGGATCCGCGACGCCACCGGGCGAGTTAGCCCCAGCCCGTGTGATCACGAGCACCGATTGTGTACGCACAGCAGGCAAGAAGCGGGGCCGCGACAGCTGACCCGTAGCCAATCTGGCTTACCGGGAGCTAGAGCAGTCCGCTCGGCCAGCGCAAAATCTATCAAAGGCGTTCGCGCGCAATAGATACGGCTGTCCCAGCCGCACAGTGTCGGTAAAATTCGTCGTGCCCATTGGGGCGCCCGGGTATCGTCTTATTCCATGTCCCGGCCGAGTCATCGAGATGACGGCTCGGTCCTGGTGATTGGTGCCGGCATCGTCGGCGCGTCGATTGGGTACTACCTGGCTCGCGCTGGTCTGCGGGTCACGGTATTGGAGCGGGACTTCGCAGCAGGGGGCGTGACCGGAAGCTCTTTCGCCTGGGTCGGCCTTGCAAAGAGTTCCGCACAGACTTACTCCGATCCGTTTCGGCGGGGCGCCGCCGAGGA
This window encodes:
- a CDS encoding aldolase produces the protein MTSTLNDSKPDLMRRALDALSQHVADSGLTTRQKVALTCRALFDAGHDSGLAGQITARAEEPGTYYTQRLGLGFDEITEENLLVVDEDLNVLEGQGMANPANRFHSWIYRGRPDVSCVVHTHPLHVAALSMLEIPLAVSQMDIAPLYDDCAFLADWPGVPVGNEEGEIITAALGDKKAVLLAHHGHVVAGASVEEACSLAMLIERAARLQLLAMSAGTIAELPPRLAREAHDWTLTPKRSQANFAYYARQALRRHPDALSS
- a CDS encoding dihydrodipicolinate synthase family protein, which gives rise to MTTSPAIHGIIAYPVTPFTADGDTVDTGKLAALVDALVASGVHAIAPLGSTGETAYLTEAEFDTVVDTTVGVVDKRVPVVVGASDLTTVNTIRRARRAEAAGADAVMILPVSYWKLSDREISGHYGAIGAAINIPIMAYNNPATSGIDMRPELLVQMFADIDNLTMVKESTGDLGRMLRIQELSGGALPFYNGSNPLVLDALSAGAAGWCTAAPNLRPQPCLDLYDAVRRGDRQQAQAIYDELAPLLRFIVSGGLPTTVKAGLELLGRGVGEPRLPLLPLEPAERTVLRDILATV
- a CDS encoding molybdopterin-dependent oxidoreductase; protein product: MSATYRGAVTTEDVELAPIGQDGRHVYTCPLCEAMCGLEIQVANGRVASIRGNPEDVWSRGHLCPKGAALGAIHDDPDRVRAPMIKVDGQWQEVSWDAAFRRCTELLAPVIAEHGIGAVTCYTGNPLAHSFSLGRYTGVLLGMSGIPVSYSPGTVDQWPKNLSSHLMYGNWWGFPVPDIERTDLLVVMGANPAASQGSLLAAPDVMGIIGRIDNVIVIDPVRTATAAKASEWLPITPGTDAALLLAVVHTLFDEDLVRLGRLADHIDGVETLREAAADWTPERVAPVTGIDAERIKGLARQLAETEKAVVYGRIGLCNQEFGSLASWLVDVVNILTGHFDTAGGAMFPRPAAWTVTAQPQPGLEGGLPEFGRWQTRVRGAKEVLGQVPVSCLAEEIETPGEGQIRALITVAGNPVLSTPQGHRLDELLPGLDAMISVDLWLNETTRHADVILPGLSPLEQPHHDDLILMFAISSIANYSAPVFTPEDPDRPEEWEILVRLTGLCAGVPAEDVDVAAIDDGFFDYLCFTQGLDGAEIRNHYSTTGPAGGPERILDLTLRTGPFGDRYGENPDGLNLDKLKRQPNGVDFGPMVAQIPEILNTAEKKIRLAPQYLLDDVPRLARRMEREPDELVLVSRRHLRSNNSWLHNVSALMKGRDRCTLLMHPKDAASRGVSGGDTVTVRSSAGRIEVPVEVTDAIKPGVVSMPHGWGHGKPGTRMSVANGSPGVNTNILSPPTFLDEPSGNGALNGIPVTVAPANAG
- a CDS encoding glycoside hydrolase family 27 protein; the encoded protein is MRRLSAILGCLALVAPTVAACGSAPAPEATSARTPPMGWNSWNSGIPLSEQTVEQTIDALVSSGMRDAGYRYVNLDNGWSASHRDADGNLQADPARFPGGIAAVATYAHDHGMLLGLYASPSYELCGLGIANASAGHESADAATFARWGVDYLKYDWCSTDTDHSDEVNRFSTMRDALRATGRPIFYSINPNISGDPGARTDYDWSGIADMARNSIDLVPLWRSQFRQDGPVFGVKEQFDAAIPLASRSRPGYFNDPDMLVAGISWPDFLNSHPGMAETLAGQVGPSMTADEQRTHVSLWAMMAAPLLAGNDIRSMSAQTRDILTNRDIIAVDQDGLALAGRPLAGDRRVMVKPLADGSVAVAMVNPDSQPVTIATTAAAIGLSPTACYRVRDLWTHTDSTTTGDLRAGPIAPHATVVVRVEPRCG
- a CDS encoding SDR family NAD(P)-dependent oxidoreductase; amino-acid sequence: MTSLSNSPSDSPVVLVSEAGTDHGFARARALLAAGYRVVAVDRHAGSLVRIGHGHRSDRVFLVAADITDPEQAERVINRAHAHFGEAPPTLALCADSRQSSAA
- a CDS encoding HAD family hydrolase, with the translated sequence MTLPQSVSAIVFDCDGLLLDTETCWSRAEAALFADYGFGFGPQQKDLLIGRTLAAACDNIAEYFGRPGMGPQLEAELLPRVEAELAADVQPMPGARSLLELLGDKVPIAVATNSPRAILTAALESSGLAGYFDVSIAADEVERPKPDPQLYLEAFALLNADPMTGVALEDSSTGVAAARAAHTFLITVPSQPGKQLDGDYVTAALNDPALVAWAQGVTHRP
- a CDS encoding class I SAM-dependent methyltransferase; the encoded protein is MSDAVGPHPQYDVFADEFLDHARDNLYNAHYDRPACLSLLGDVVGLTVLDAACGPGLYAEELAARGAEVIGFDQSPRMVELSEQRVPSGRFRAHDLADPLDWLPDQSVDLVLFALALEYVDDRTRALREFRRVLRPGGALVLSRQHPTGDWLRHGGSYFDVRVIEEIWSRGWRVRYWLAPLEKTCEELHEAGFLIEQLREPRPTAEAAEINRDDYERLTREPTGFLAIRAVPDPRRHRAS